One window of Leifsonia sp. AK011 genomic DNA carries:
- the ftsW gene encoding putative lipid II flippase FtsW yields MTTTRNPAKGVRQPADRGGVSGQPPRSEGGRPATVRVPIAKLFTAENRNYILLLGTTLFLVLFGLVMVLSASFVVEISADASPFGVFLRQSLYAIIGIPLMLVASRMRPRFWKRWAWPALLIGGALQLLVFIPGIGWGYGGNQNWISIAGFNAQPSEFVKIALIVWIAWVLSTKQDLLDNWKHVALPIAPVAGIAIMFVLIGNDLGTAMIMVLIVLGTLFFAGVKLRFLAVAVVGIAVMGALFAMASSSRSSRISTWLNGCSDQDYSGSCWQVLHGTWALANGGLTGVGLGHSKATWNWLPHAESDFIFAIIGEELGLIGATVVLALFVVLAIAFVRVIRGTRDPFARITTAGVMVWVIGQAFVNIAVVLGVLPVLGVPLPLISAGGSALVANLLGVGIVLSFARHQDRDKEPDLVEPAFGGRFIPGEGLRRA; encoded by the coding sequence ATGACCACGACCCGCAACCCGGCGAAGGGCGTCAGGCAGCCGGCTGACCGCGGCGGAGTCTCCGGGCAGCCACCGCGTTCCGAGGGCGGTCGTCCGGCCACCGTGCGAGTGCCGATCGCGAAGCTGTTCACGGCCGAGAACCGCAACTACATCCTTCTTCTCGGCACCACCCTGTTCCTCGTGCTGTTCGGACTCGTCATGGTCCTGTCAGCGTCGTTCGTCGTCGAGATCTCGGCGGACGCGAGCCCCTTCGGCGTGTTCCTGCGCCAGTCGCTCTACGCGATCATCGGTATTCCCCTCATGCTCGTGGCGTCCAGGATGCGCCCACGCTTCTGGAAGCGGTGGGCCTGGCCGGCCCTGCTCATCGGTGGCGCGCTCCAGCTGCTCGTCTTCATCCCCGGAATCGGCTGGGGCTACGGCGGAAACCAGAACTGGATCTCGATCGCTGGCTTCAACGCCCAGCCTTCAGAGTTCGTGAAGATCGCCCTGATCGTCTGGATCGCCTGGGTGCTTTCCACGAAACAAGACTTGCTCGACAACTGGAAGCACGTCGCGCTCCCCATCGCTCCCGTTGCCGGCATCGCGATCATGTTCGTCCTCATCGGAAACGACCTCGGCACGGCGATGATCATGGTTCTCATCGTGCTCGGCACGCTCTTTTTCGCTGGCGTGAAGCTTCGTTTCCTGGCGGTCGCGGTCGTCGGAATCGCCGTCATGGGGGCCCTGTTCGCGATGGCGAGCTCGTCGCGCAGTTCCCGCATTAGTACTTGGCTGAACGGATGCTCCGACCAGGACTATTCCGGAAGCTGCTGGCAGGTCCTCCACGGCACGTGGGCGCTGGCCAACGGCGGGCTGACCGGCGTCGGCCTAGGACACTCGAAGGCAACGTGGAACTGGCTTCCGCACGCCGAGAGTGACTTCATCTTCGCGATCATCGGCGAGGAACTCGGGCTTATCGGTGCTACCGTCGTGCTCGCCCTCTTCGTTGTGCTCGCGATCGCCTTCGTCCGCGTCATCCGCGGCACTCGCGATCCCTTCGCCCGCATCACGACCGCGGGTGTCATGGTGTGGGTCATCGGTCAGGCCTTCGTCAATATCGCCGTCGTGCTCGGCGTGCTCCCGGTTCTCGGGGTGCCGCTCCCGCTGATCTCCGCTGGAGGATCCGCGCTCGTCGCTAACCTGCTGGGCGTGGGTATCGTCCTGTCCTTCGCCCGCCATCAGGACCGCGACAAGGAGCCCGATCTCGTGGAGCCGGCCTTCGGTGGCCGGTTCATTCCCGGCGAGGGGCTGCGCAGGGCATGA
- the murG gene encoding undecaprenyldiphospho-muramoylpentapeptide beta-N-acetylglucosaminyltransferase, whose amino-acid sequence MTTYLLAGGGTAGHVNPLLAVADRLRESEPESTILVLGTREGLEARLVPERGYELLTIARLPFPRRPNRAALRFPAGLRAAVADVREIIRTRDVDVVVGFGGYAAAPAYLAARAEGVPLALHEANARPGIANRLGARVADAVGVAFRGTPLRGATWVGMPLRKEIERLDRFSARPAAREFFGLDERPTLLVTGGSSGARRINETISQSITLILGAGWQVIHVTGEYRDAIDDPGIPGYHLLKYCDRMDLALAAADLSLSRAGTSTVAELTALGIPAVFVPYAAGNGEQRLNARESVDAGGAIVVRDADFTPEWVEYGLIPLLRSRARIADMAARIATVGAIDGTDRMVTLIHEALVSGSTRADG is encoded by the coding sequence ATGACTACGTATCTCCTGGCTGGCGGAGGTACCGCTGGCCATGTGAACCCTCTGCTCGCGGTTGCCGATCGGCTTCGCGAGTCCGAGCCGGAATCCACGATCCTCGTGCTCGGCACGCGGGAGGGCCTCGAGGCGCGACTCGTGCCGGAGCGCGGCTACGAGCTCCTCACGATCGCGCGGCTGCCGTTTCCCCGGCGCCCCAACCGTGCTGCGCTGCGATTTCCCGCTGGCCTTCGTGCGGCGGTGGCTGACGTTCGGGAGATCATCCGGACGCGCGACGTTGACGTCGTAGTGGGGTTCGGCGGCTACGCTGCCGCGCCCGCCTATCTCGCGGCCAGGGCAGAGGGCGTGCCCTTGGCCCTTCACGAGGCGAACGCCCGTCCTGGCATCGCCAACCGGCTCGGCGCCAGGGTTGCCGACGCGGTGGGCGTCGCTTTCCGTGGCACGCCGCTGAGAGGCGCGACGTGGGTCGGGATGCCGCTGCGCAAGGAGATCGAGAGGCTCGACCGATTCTCGGCTCGCCCCGCGGCACGCGAGTTCTTCGGCCTCGACGAACGCCCGACGCTCCTCGTGACGGGTGGATCCTCCGGAGCTCGCCGGATCAACGAGACCATCTCGCAGTCGATAACGCTCATCCTCGGCGCCGGATGGCAGGTCATCCACGTCACGGGGGAGTACCGCGACGCGATCGACGATCCGGGTATCCCGGGGTACCACCTCCTCAAGTACTGCGACCGGATGGACCTCGCCCTGGCGGCGGCAGACCTCTCACTCTCCCGCGCCGGAACCTCGACGGTCGCCGAGCTCACGGCACTCGGCATCCCCGCGGTGTTCGTTCCCTACGCTGCGGGGAACGGCGAGCAGCGCCTCAACGCCCGCGAGTCGGTGGATGCCGGTGGTGCGATCGTCGTGCGCGATGCGGATTTCACTCCGGAGTGGGTGGAGTACGGGCTCATCCCGCTGCTCCGCAGCCGTGCGCGTATCGCGGATATGGCCGCGCGCATCGCCACGGTGGGGGCGATCGATGGAACGGATCGCATGGTGACGCTCATCCACGAGGCGCTCGTCTCCGGGTCCACGCGAGCCGACGGGTAG
- the murC gene encoding UDP-N-acetylmuramate--L-alanine ligase — translation MIKPDLSLPLPDDVGAVHFVGVGGSGMSGIARLFLAAGHRVTGSDRSENHNTEQLRDLGAVVSIGHSADNPGLADADTLVYTGALWPDNPEYLAAVARGIPVLHRSQALAWLINRSRLVAVAGAHGKTTSTGMIVTALIGLGQDPSFVNGGVIQSLGVSSGFGSGELFVVEADESDGSFLLYDTAVALITNVDADHLDHYGDHDAFDAAFVEFASRASELVVISADDAGARRVRARLDHPRVVTFGESENADVRVGDIGSEGPVDFVITYEGRSYAATLRVPGRHNAINAAGAFAVLVGLGLDPEASLAAITAFGGTERRFELHGIVRGVSVYDDYAHHPTEVAAALSGARSVVGEGRIIAIHQPHLYSRTQAMAGEFAQTYEELADHTIVLDVYGAREDPVPGVTGALVADRFSDASRVDFLPDWQAAADRAAEVARPGDIIMTLSCGDVYRIVPQVLEALGAPADA, via the coding sequence ATGATCAAGCCTGACCTTTCCCTCCCTCTTCCCGACGATGTCGGCGCCGTCCATTTCGTGGGCGTCGGCGGCTCCGGCATGAGCGGCATTGCACGACTCTTCCTTGCCGCGGGGCACCGCGTGACCGGTTCGGATCGGTCGGAGAACCACAACACGGAGCAGCTCCGCGACCTCGGCGCGGTCGTCTCGATCGGGCACTCGGCGGACAACCCGGGGCTCGCGGATGCCGACACCCTCGTCTACACCGGAGCGCTCTGGCCTGACAATCCCGAATACCTCGCGGCCGTCGCTCGGGGAATTCCCGTGCTGCACCGGTCCCAGGCTCTCGCCTGGCTCATCAACCGCTCGCGACTCGTCGCGGTCGCCGGAGCACACGGCAAGACGACATCCACGGGCATGATCGTGACCGCCCTGATCGGGCTGGGGCAGGATCCGAGCTTCGTCAATGGAGGCGTCATCCAGTCCCTCGGCGTGAGTTCAGGATTCGGTTCGGGAGAGCTGTTCGTGGTGGAGGCGGATGAGTCGGATGGCTCGTTCCTCCTCTACGACACGGCGGTCGCCCTCATCACCAATGTCGACGCCGATCACCTCGACCACTACGGCGACCACGACGCGTTCGATGCGGCGTTCGTGGAGTTCGCGAGCAGGGCATCCGAACTCGTCGTCATCTCCGCTGACGACGCTGGTGCGCGCCGGGTGCGTGCGCGTCTGGACCACCCGCGCGTGGTGACCTTCGGGGAGAGCGAAAACGCGGACGTGAGGGTGGGCGACATCGGTTCCGAGGGGCCCGTGGATTTCGTGATCACCTACGAGGGGCGGTCATACGCTGCGACTCTGAGGGTTCCCGGTCGCCACAATGCCATCAACGCGGCCGGGGCGTTCGCGGTGCTCGTCGGCCTCGGCCTCGACCCTGAGGCGTCCCTTGCGGCGATCACCGCCTTCGGCGGTACGGAGCGCAGGTTCGAACTCCATGGGATCGTGCGGGGTGTCAGCGTCTACGACGACTACGCCCACCACCCGACCGAGGTCGCCGCGGCACTCTCGGGTGCGCGCAGCGTGGTGGGGGAGGGCAGGATCATCGCGATTCACCAGCCGCACCTCTACAGCCGAACGCAAGCGATGGCTGGCGAGTTTGCGCAGACCTACGAGGAGCTCGCAGATCACACGATTGTGCTCGATGTCTACGGTGCACGCGAGGATCCGGTGCCCGGCGTGACGGGTGCTCTCGTGGCAGACCGCTTCAGCGATGCAAGCCGCGTTGATTTCCTGCCCGACTGGCAGGCAGCCGCCGACCGCGCGGCCGAGGTGGCGCGGCCGGGGGACATCATCATGACCCTCTCGTGTGGCGACGTGTATCGCATAGTGCCGCAGGTCCTGGAGGCGCTCGGGGCGCCAGCGGACGCGTGA
- a CDS encoding FtsQ-type POTRA domain-containing protein, with translation MKRPEGFDPPKAEPPQQRKQKKPVRTPATRQQSSTLAKESRVPASAPTERIPRPSRQPRPDAGSRAELKRAARERRKAERAEVRRFTRRTRNRRVALIAVAGVILTLIGIVLTAVYSPILALREVRIEGTSRINAQEVQDALGSQMGTPLALLDAGTIETQLAAFPLIRSYATQTVPPGTLVVTIVERQPVASVATPTGFSLVDPAGIVLQESAEPIAGVPFIDLAGAATDSPAFGAAVEVLLSLPPELLAQVQSVTAHTQDDVTLVLAGVGQRVTWGAADDSAKKAALLSALIAVTDPAQPGEFDVSAPTNGIFRPA, from the coding sequence GTGAAACGGCCAGAAGGGTTCGATCCACCCAAGGCTGAACCACCTCAGCAGCGCAAGCAGAAGAAGCCCGTTCGCACGCCTGCCACGAGGCAGCAGAGCAGCACCCTCGCGAAGGAGTCACGTGTCCCGGCGTCGGCCCCGACGGAGCGCATCCCCCGTCCCTCGCGTCAGCCGCGCCCGGATGCGGGTTCCCGGGCGGAACTGAAGCGGGCCGCTCGTGAGCGCCGCAAGGCCGAACGCGCCGAGGTCAGGCGGTTCACGCGCCGGACGCGCAATCGTCGTGTAGCACTCATCGCCGTGGCGGGCGTGATCCTCACCCTCATCGGGATCGTCCTGACGGCCGTGTACTCGCCCATTCTCGCCTTGCGGGAGGTGCGTATCGAGGGCACCTCCCGCATTAACGCCCAGGAGGTGCAGGACGCGCTCGGAAGCCAGATGGGAACGCCGCTCGCACTCCTCGATGCGGGAACCATCGAGACCCAGCTGGCCGCGTTCCCTCTGATCCGCAGCTATGCGACGCAGACGGTACCGCCGGGCACGCTGGTCGTCACGATTGTTGAACGGCAGCCCGTGGCATCCGTGGCAACACCGACGGGATTCTCGTTGGTCGACCCGGCAGGCATCGTCCTGCAGGAGTCCGCCGAGCCCATCGCCGGGGTGCCCTTCATCGATCTGGCTGGTGCCGCCACCGACTCACCGGCGTTCGGTGCTGCCGTCGAGGTGCTGCTCTCGCTGCCGCCCGAGCTGCTCGCGCAGGTGCAGTCGGTGACGGCGCACACTCAGGACGATGTCACTCTCGTGCTCGCGGGTGTGGGGCAGCGTGTCACCTGGGGTGCGGCGGATGACTCGGCGAAGAAGGCCGCGTTGCTGTCGGCGCTCATCGCCGTGACCGATCCGGCGCAACCGGGGGAGTTCGATGTCTCTGCCCCCACGAACGGAATTTTCCGCCCAGCGTAG
- the ftsZ gene encoding cell division protein FtsZ yields MTSNQNYLAVIKVVGIGGGGVNAVNRMIELGLRGVEFIAINTDAQALLMSDADVKLDVGRELTRGLGAGADPEVGRRAAEDHAEEIEEALAGADMVFVTAGEGGGTGTGGAPVVARIAKSIGALTIGVVTKPFGFEGKRRSAQAELGVSNLKNEVDTLIVVPNDRLLEISDRGISMLEAFSTADQVLLAGVQGITDLITTPGLINLDFADVKSVMLGAGSALMGIGSARGADRAIKAAEIAVASPLLEASIDGAHGVLLSIQGGSNLGIFEINDAAKLVQEAVHPEANIIFGAVIDDTLGDEVRVTVIAAGFDGGEPAPKPRENRRANYVAPDDQPVSAEAAGEPVEEAAWSQEPSLVHTAPIDRGGFDDDDADLDIPDFLK; encoded by the coding sequence GTGACGTCAAACCAGAACTACCTCGCGGTAATCAAGGTCGTCGGCATCGGCGGTGGCGGCGTGAACGCCGTGAACCGCATGATCGAACTCGGCCTGCGCGGTGTCGAGTTCATCGCGATCAACACGGATGCCCAGGCGCTCCTCATGAGCGACGCAGACGTCAAGCTCGATGTCGGTCGTGAACTGACGCGCGGACTCGGTGCCGGTGCGGACCCCGAGGTCGGTCGGCGTGCAGCCGAGGATCACGCCGAGGAGATCGAGGAGGCTCTCGCCGGAGCCGACATGGTCTTCGTCACCGCTGGTGAGGGCGGAGGAACGGGCACCGGTGGTGCTCCCGTTGTTGCCCGTATCGCCAAGTCGATCGGCGCGCTGACCATCGGTGTGGTTACCAAGCCCTTCGGCTTCGAGGGCAAGCGTCGCTCGGCCCAGGCTGAGCTCGGCGTCTCCAACCTCAAGAACGAGGTCGACACGCTCATCGTCGTTCCCAATGACCGGCTCCTCGAGATCAGCGATCGTGGGATCAGCATGCTCGAGGCTTTCTCGACCGCCGACCAGGTTCTCCTCGCCGGCGTCCAGGGGATAACCGACCTCATCACCACTCCCGGCCTCATCAACCTCGACTTCGCCGACGTGAAGTCCGTCATGCTCGGCGCGGGTTCCGCCCTCATGGGCATCGGATCGGCCAGGGGAGCGGACCGGGCCATCAAGGCTGCGGAGATTGCTGTCGCCTCGCCCCTGCTCGAGGCCTCGATCGATGGGGCACACGGTGTCCTGCTCTCGATTCAGGGTGGTTCGAATCTCGGGATCTTCGAGATCAACGACGCGGCGAAGCTCGTGCAGGAGGCTGTGCACCCCGAAGCCAACATCATCTTCGGTGCCGTCATCGATGACACCCTCGGCGATGAGGTGCGTGTCACGGTCATCGCTGCCGGTTTCGACGGGGGCGAGCCCGCACCCAAGCCCCGTGAGAACCGCCGGGCGAACTACGTCGCGCCCGACGACCAGCCCGTCTCGGCAGAAGCCGCTGGAGAGCCGGTCGAGGAGGCTGCCTGGAGCCAGGAGCCGAGTCTCGTCCACACCGCCCCGATCGATCGGGGTGGCTTCGACGACGACGACGCCGACCTGGACATCCCCGACTTCCTCAAGTAG
- a CDS encoding YggS family pyridoxal phosphate-dependent enzyme codes for MDTGASPDLAERLAGVAGRVADAARSAGRSPGDITTIVVTKFHPVSLIRELAELGVTNFGESRHQEAQAKVAELAGTDFASVGATWHFIGQLQSKKARHVREYADVIHAVDRESLVASLGGAGRPVDVFLQVNLTDDPDRGGAQPHDVQGLAARIQSTPGLHLKGLMTVAPLGEEPRRAFATVRALSETLRRDIPEASALSMGMSGDFEEAIAEGATHLRIGTAITGNRPTLG; via the coding sequence GTGGATACCGGTGCGTCTCCGGACCTCGCCGAGAGATTGGCTGGTGTCGCAGGTCGCGTTGCTGATGCTGCGCGCTCTGCAGGGCGCTCGCCCGGCGACATCACGACGATTGTCGTCACCAAGTTCCATCCGGTCAGCCTGATCCGCGAGCTCGCGGAGCTGGGCGTCACGAACTTCGGCGAAAGCCGCCACCAGGAAGCCCAGGCCAAAGTGGCGGAACTCGCTGGCACTGACTTCGCATCGGTGGGCGCGACGTGGCACTTCATCGGTCAGCTGCAGTCGAAGAAGGCCCGGCACGTGCGCGAGTATGCGGACGTCATCCATGCGGTGGACAGGGAGTCGCTCGTAGCCTCCCTCGGTGGCGCCGGCCGCCCTGTCGACGTCTTCCTTCAGGTTAACCTCACCGACGATCCCGATCGGGGTGGGGCGCAACCGCACGATGTCCAGGGTCTTGCAGCGCGGATCCAGTCCACACCCGGCCTTCACCTCAAGGGACTGATGACCGTGGCGCCGCTCGGCGAGGAGCCGCGGCGGGCGTTCGCGACCGTGCGAGCACTCTCCGAGACGCTGCGACGTGACATCCCCGAGGCATCCGCGCTCTCGATGGGCATGTCGGGCGACTTCGAGGAAGCCATCGCAGAAGGCGCGACACACCTTCGGATTGGCACCGCAATCACGGGGAACCGACCAACCCTTGGTTAA
- a CDS encoding cell division protein SepF — protein MANPLRKTMVYLGLADEDYEYEQDGPAAPAAPLAPASSQSAGRAQVTPLRRPSARNAGPEMNEILTVRPRAYKDAQVIAENYREGIPVIIDLTQMSEQDARRLIDFASGLSQGLYGKIERVTNKVFLLSPSYVEVRGDHSEVETDVDASFFAQS, from the coding sequence ATGGCAAATCCACTGCGCAAGACCATGGTCTACCTCGGCCTCGCTGACGAGGACTATGAGTACGAGCAGGACGGCCCTGCGGCCCCCGCCGCGCCTCTGGCGCCGGCGAGCAGCCAGTCCGCTGGTCGTGCCCAGGTCACGCCCCTCCGCCGCCCCTCAGCACGAAATGCCGGTCCCGAGATGAACGAGATCCTCACCGTTCGCCCCCGCGCCTACAAGGACGCGCAGGTCATCGCCGAGAACTATCGTGAAGGCATCCCGGTCATCATCGACCTCACCCAGATGAGCGAGCAGGACGCTCGCCGCCTGATCGACTTCGCGAGCGGCCTGTCGCAGGGTCTCTACGGCAAGATCGAGCGAGTGACGAACAAGGTGTTCCTGCTCTCGCCGTCCTACGTCGAGGTGCGTGGCGACCACTCCGAGGTCGAGACCGACGTCGACGCCTCCTTCTTCGCTCAGAGCTAA
- a CDS encoding YggT family protein produces the protein MSSLVSIVATIVYVALVIFFILMWARFVLDLARMLARQWRPRGFALVLAEFTYTVTDPPIKLVRRVIPPLRVGGAALDFAWSIVMLVVIILMSVTLGFMN, from the coding sequence GTGTCTTCCCTGGTCTCCATCGTCGCGACGATCGTGTACGTCGCTCTTGTCATTTTCTTCATTCTGATGTGGGCTCGGTTCGTCCTCGATCTTGCGAGGATGCTCGCTCGCCAGTGGCGCCCGCGCGGGTTCGCCCTCGTGCTCGCGGAGTTTACCTATACCGTGACGGATCCACCGATCAAGTTGGTGCGACGCGTCATCCCGCCCCTTCGTGTGGGTGGCGCGGCTCTGGATTTCGCGTGGAGCATCGTGATGCTCGTCGTGATCATCCTCATGTCGGTCACGCTGGGGTTCATGAATTAG
- a CDS encoding DivIVA domain-containing protein has product MALTPEDVVNKRFQPTKFREGYDQDEVDDFLDEVVVELRRLNQENEELRQRLIASDSRINELQRQAQQGGGFAQPEPVAAAPVVAPVAAPAPAFPQADAAAMDPGNTNNLLQLARRLHEEHVREGVEKRDALIAEGHAAAARVVAEAEARQRAELSTLEQERTTLENRIEELRTFEREYRQKLRGYIEGQLRDLDASNELAAAPAPAAAAAPAAPAAEPAPAAPQYAAPAQQFAAPQYEAPTYDAPQYEAPAQYPAQPAAQPTDYPGGFVNN; this is encoded by the coding sequence ATGGCCCTGACTCCAGAAGATGTGGTCAACAAGCGGTTCCAGCCCACCAAGTTCCGCGAGGGCTACGACCAGGATGAGGTGGATGACTTCCTCGACGAGGTCGTCGTGGAACTTCGGCGCCTGAACCAGGAGAACGAAGAACTTCGCCAGCGTCTCATCGCCAGCGACTCGCGCATCAATGAGCTGCAGCGACAGGCTCAGCAGGGTGGCGGCTTCGCACAGCCGGAGCCCGTTGCAGCCGCTCCGGTGGTTGCTCCGGTCGCAGCACCCGCCCCCGCCTTCCCGCAGGCCGACGCCGCGGCAATGGACCCGGGCAACACGAACAACCTTCTTCAGCTCGCGCGCCGCCTCCACGAGGAGCACGTGCGTGAGGGTGTGGAGAAGCGCGACGCGCTCATCGCCGAGGGACACGCTGCAGCTGCACGCGTCGTCGCCGAGGCTGAGGCCCGCCAGCGGGCGGAGCTCAGCACGCTCGAGCAGGAGCGCACCACCCTGGAGAACCGCATCGAGGAGCTTCGTACCTTCGAGCGCGAGTACCGCCAGAAGCTGCGCGGATACATCGAGGGCCAGCTGCGTGACCTCGACGCATCGAATGAGCTCGCGGCCGCACCCGCTCCTGCAGCGGCTGCCGCACCGGCTGCGCCAGCTGCAGAGCCCGCACCCGCGGCACCCCAGTACGCGGCGCCGGCACAGCAGTTCGCCGCTCCGCAGTACGAGGCACCCACGTACGACGCACCGCAGTACGAGGCTCCGGCCCAGTACCCTGCACAGCCTGCTGCGCAGCCCACGGACTACCCGGGCGGATTCGTCAACAACTAG
- a CDS encoding RluA family pseudouridine synthase, protein MESRSMPVPDGLAGERADAALARLLGFSRTFAAEIVSANGVTLDGRVLGKSDRLVAGGWLEVEWESKAAPEIVPVIVADLGIVYDDDDIVVIDKPAGVAAHPSIGWDGPTVLGALAGAGFTIATSGAAERRGIVHRLDVGTSGLMVVAKSERAYSELKRAFHDREVDKIYHAIVQGHPDPTAGTIDAPLGRHPGSSWKFAVVTDGKPSVTHYETLEAFLAATLLEIELETGRTHQIRVHMAAQRHPCVGDTMYGADPTLSAKLGLTRQWLHAHRLGFVHPSSGEYVSFESPYSPDLQAALEVLRGE, encoded by the coding sequence GTGGAGTCACGCAGCATGCCGGTGCCCGACGGGCTCGCCGGTGAACGAGCAGACGCCGCCCTCGCGCGCCTCCTCGGTTTCTCCCGTACCTTCGCTGCGGAGATCGTCTCCGCGAACGGCGTGACCCTCGATGGTCGGGTCCTGGGCAAGTCTGATCGGTTGGTCGCTGGCGGCTGGCTCGAGGTCGAATGGGAATCCAAGGCCGCCCCGGAGATCGTGCCAGTCATCGTGGCTGACCTGGGAATCGTCTACGACGACGATGACATCGTGGTGATCGATAAGCCGGCTGGTGTCGCGGCGCACCCGAGCATCGGGTGGGACGGTCCGACCGTGCTGGGTGCCCTCGCCGGGGCTGGCTTCACGATTGCGACGTCCGGAGCGGCCGAACGCAGGGGCATCGTCCATCGACTCGACGTCGGAACGAGTGGCTTGATGGTGGTCGCGAAGAGTGAGCGCGCCTACTCGGAGCTCAAGCGAGCATTCCACGATCGCGAGGTCGACAAGATCTATCACGCCATCGTGCAGGGCCATCCGGACCCCACGGCCGGGACCATTGATGCTCCCTTGGGGCGGCATCCCGGATCGAGCTGGAAGTTCGCTGTCGTCACCGATGGCAAACCCAGCGTGACGCACTACGAGACGCTGGAGGCGTTCCTCGCCGCGACACTTCTCGAGATAGAGCTTGAGACCGGTCGAACCCACCAGATCCGAGTCCACATGGCGGCCCAGCGCCATCCGTGTGTTGGAGACACCATGTACGGCGCCGACCCGACGTTGTCGGCGAAGCTCGGCCTCACGAGGCAGTGGCTTCATGCTCACCGGCTGGGCTTCGTTCACCCGTCGTCGGGGGAGTACGTGTCGTTCGAATCGCCGTACTCACCCGACCTTCAAGCGGCGCTTGAGGTGCTTCGCGGCGAGTAG